One region of Brachybacterium saurashtrense genomic DNA includes:
- a CDS encoding LLM class flavin-dependent oxidoreductase, whose translation MQFGIFTIADITPDPTTGRIPTENERLQSMIAQGKLAEQVGLDVFAIGEHHNPPFVTSSPTTTLAYLGAQTERIILSTATTLITTNDPVKIAEDYAMLQHLTGGRVDLVMGRGNTGPVYPWFGQDIRKGIELAIENYDLLRRLWSEDVVDWQGQFRTPLQQFTATPRPLDGVAPFVWHGSIRSPQIAEQAAYYGDGFLHNNIFWPMSHTKQMVQLYRERYEHYGHGKAHQAYVGLGGQAFLRKNSQDAWNEFRPYFDHAPVYGGGPSMEDFTAQTPLTVGSPEQVIERYLAMADHVGDYQRQMFLMDHAGLPQKTVLEQIELLGTEVVPVLRRELEARTPADVPKAPTHAARVAAAEAERGAFDDAYRFETGDNWTGLRAEDAQEAK comes from the coding sequence ATGCAGTTCGGAATCTTCACCATCGCCGACATCACCCCGGACCCCACCACCGGGAGGATCCCCACCGAGAACGAGCGCCTGCAGAGCATGATCGCGCAGGGGAAGCTCGCCGAGCAGGTGGGGCTGGACGTGTTCGCGATCGGCGAGCACCACAACCCGCCCTTCGTCACCTCCTCCCCCACCACCACGCTGGCCTACCTGGGCGCGCAGACGGAGCGGATCATCCTCTCCACCGCCACCACGCTGATCACCACCAACGATCCGGTGAAGATCGCGGAGGACTACGCGATGCTGCAGCACCTCACCGGCGGGCGCGTGGACCTGGTGATGGGCCGCGGCAACACCGGCCCCGTCTACCCCTGGTTCGGGCAGGACATCCGCAAGGGCATCGAGCTCGCGATCGAGAACTACGACCTGCTGCGCCGGCTGTGGAGCGAGGACGTGGTGGACTGGCAGGGGCAGTTCCGCACTCCGCTGCAGCAGTTCACCGCCACCCCGCGCCCGCTGGACGGCGTGGCGCCCTTCGTGTGGCACGGCTCGATCCGCTCCCCGCAGATCGCCGAGCAGGCCGCGTACTACGGCGACGGCTTCTTGCACAACAACATCTTCTGGCCCATGAGCCACACCAAGCAGATGGTGCAGCTGTACCGCGAGCGGTACGAGCACTACGGCCACGGGAAGGCTCACCAGGCCTACGTGGGCCTGGGCGGTCAGGCGTTCCTGCGCAAGAACAGCCAGGATGCCTGGAACGAGTTCCGGCCCTACTTCGACCACGCCCCGGTCTACGGCGGCGGCCCCTCCATGGAGGACTTCACCGCACAGACCCCGCTCACCGTCGGCTCCCCCGAGCAGGTCATCGAGCGGTACCTGGCCATGGCCGACCACGTGGGCGACTACCAGCGCCAGATGTTCCTCATGGACCATGCGGGCCTGCCGCAGAAGACGGTGCTGGAGCAGATCGAGCTGCTGGGCACCGAGGTGGTGCCCGTGCTGCGCCGCGAGCTCGAGGCCCGCACGCCCGCCGACGTCCCCAAGGCGCCCACCCACGCCGCCCGGGTCGCCGCCGCCGAGGCGGAGCGCGGTGCCTTCGACGACGCCTACCGCTTCGAGACCGGCGACAACTGGACCGGCCTGCGGGCCGAGGACGCGCAGGAGGCGAAGTGA
- a CDS encoding CE1759 family FMN reductase, with translation MTTPTTPTFRILALSAGLSTPSSTRMLADQLTREAAAALRAGGAEVEVTTIELREHAHDLTDALLTRFPSERLAMVSEQLRAADAVIAVTPIFNVGPSGLFKLFVDALDIELWRGKPVLLGATAGSARHSLAIDYALRPLLGYLKAELVPTAVFAASTDFGADTDGQADELPLAARVRRAARELAVMLRAGSTAQGPTVHGAAERDAAEHAAAGGDAAGSATAGHTASAGTAEGRAAAPASARTLDAEFSDFVPMGQLLGRD, from the coding sequence GTGACCACCCCGACGACGCCCACCTTCCGGATCCTGGCCCTCTCCGCCGGGCTCTCCACCCCCAGCTCCACCCGCATGCTCGCCGACCAGCTCACCCGCGAGGCCGCCGCGGCGCTCAGGGCGGGAGGGGCCGAGGTCGAGGTCACCACGATCGAGCTGCGCGAGCACGCGCACGACCTCACCGACGCACTGCTCACCCGCTTCCCCAGCGAGCGGCTGGCGATGGTGAGCGAGCAGCTGCGCGCCGCCGACGCCGTGATCGCGGTGACGCCGATCTTCAACGTCGGCCCGTCGGGGCTGTTCAAGCTGTTCGTGGACGCCCTCGACATCGAGCTGTGGCGGGGGAAGCCGGTGCTGCTCGGCGCGACCGCCGGCAGCGCCCGCCATTCGCTCGCGATCGACTACGCGCTGCGTCCGCTGCTGGGCTACCTGAAGGCGGAGCTGGTGCCGACGGCGGTGTTCGCGGCCTCGACCGACTTCGGCGCGGACACCGACGGGCAGGCGGACGAGCTGCCGCTCGCGGCCCGGGTGCGCCGGGCGGCGCGCGAGCTCGCGGTGATGCTGCGCGCCGGCTCCACCGCACAGGGGCCGACGGTCCACGGCGCCGCGGAGCGCGACGCGGCAGAGCACGCCGCGGCGGGAGGCGACGCGGCGGGGAGCGCGACGGCCGGACACACGGCGTCCGCCGGCACGGCGGAGGGACGCGCGGCGGCGCCCGCCTCCGCCCGCACGCTCGATGCGGAGTTCTCGGACTTCGTGCCGATGGGGCAGCTGCTCGGCCGCGACTGA